A part of Carettochelys insculpta isolate YL-2023 chromosome 1, ASM3395843v1, whole genome shotgun sequence genomic DNA contains:
- the LOC142007548 gene encoding ciliary microtubule associated protein 1A-like → MSADVWVGTWRPHRPRGPIAALYSSPGPKYGLPTNVGYPLHDPSRYRAPAYSFGIRHLRLQDECSPGPKYMVPAKMTMKGTDGIPAYSIYGRPKDLVPFLTPGPGRYSPEKAGKWAYHSAPIYSLASRTKEFANDQTPGPAAYGLPPMIGPKVVGKSSAPNYSLLGRSLVGSFYEDLSKTPGPCNYRVVEPSVYKPRAPQYSMLARNVLPGDNTQKPGPGAHSPEKYVQQRGQTFGIRHSDYLAPLIVDVAD, encoded by the exons ATGTCTGCTGACGTCTGGGTGGGAACATGGAGACCCCACCGGCCCAGAGGGCCCATTGCAGCTCTTTACAGCAGCCCCGGGCCCAAGTATGGGCTCCCCACAAACGTCG GTTATCCCCTTCACGACCCCTCCCGCTACCGTGCCCCTGCGTACAGCTTCGGcatccgccacctccgtctgcagGACGAATGCTCCCCGGGGCCCAAGTACATGGTGCCAGCCAAGATGACCATGAAAGGCACAGATGGGATCCCTGCCTACTCCATCTATGGCCGTCCCAAGGACCTGGTGCCCTTCCTGACCCCAGGGCCAG GTCGCTACTCTCCAGAGAAGGCTGGGAAATGGGCCTATCACTCTGCACCCATCTACTCGCTCGCCTCGCGCACAAAGGAGTTTGCGAATGACCAGACTCCAG GACCTGCTGCCTATGGGCTCCCCCCCATGATTGGGCCCAAGGTCGTCGGCAAGAGCTCGGCCCCCAACTACTCCCTCCTGGGGCGCAGCTTGGTTGGCAGCTTCTACGAGGACCTGAGCAag ACCCCAGGGCCCTGCAACTACCGGGTGGTGGAGCCCAGCGTGTACAAGCCCCGGGCCCCGCAGTACAGCATGCTCGCCCGCAACGTGCTCCCCGGCGACAACACACAGAAGCCGGGGCCTGGGGCGCACAGCCCGGAGAAG TACGTCCAGCAGCGTGGCCAGACCTTTGGCATCCGCCActctgactacctggcccccctcATCGTGGACGTGGCAGATTAA